A region of the Lentimicrobium sp. L6 genome:
CATGTACTTCTTGAAACCGGACCTCAAAATCTTCCCAATTATCATCAGATATACTTTTATCTAATTCAATAATAATTTTTCTGATATAATCATTCTCTTGTTGTGAATTATCTATATCTATATTTTTTAGCTTACTTGATATATTTGAAATAAACTCGTTCTTCTTTAATAAGTACATTACATTTGTAGTGAGTTCCTTATTTCTAAATTCTAAGTTTTTAGATAATTTCTCCTTTTCAAGTAATGTATTTTTTTGTTCTAAAGTTTTCCTACGGTTTCTATTTCGTTGAAAAATATAGAGTGACAAAAAAGTAAAGGTAAATACTCCAGCAATTAATAATATTAAGAGATAAGTGACTTCCTTCCTATAATATTTAGCTTCTAATAGTGCTTTCTCTAATACTTGAGCTTTTTGCTCTTCTTCAAATTTATATCTCATCTCCAACAGATCCAATTCTTTGAGCCTATTATATTTACTAATTGAATCTTTAATCTCAATAATATCTTCCAAATAAAAATTGGTAGAAGCTAAATCAGACATTTCCTGAGAGATTTCTTTCAATTGTTCTAAGGCATATAGTTCTTGCAATCTATTAGATTGATCTTTCGCTCTATTCAAGCCTTCTTTAGCTAATTCTAAAGCTTTTGGAAAATTTTTAGACTTTAAATAATAATTGCTAAGGTTATTATATATCCAAGGAAATAATCTAATAAATTGATGCTCATTTGCAATTTCCATACTCATTTGCAAATATTCATAACCCATACTTAATCTTTCTAAACGAAGATAATCGTTACCGATATTAAGATAATTTATGGCCAACCATAGGTAATTATTATTATTGATGTTAATTGATGCCGCTTTTTGATAATAATTGATAGAAAGGCTATCTCCGTATTCGAAAGCATAAGAAATACCTAGATTATTATAAGTTCCTGCTGCCAATGAATCTTGATCATGCCTTAAAAATATACCTAAAGAACGATTATAATAGGATAAAGCATCTTCATTGAACTTTAGATTGCTTTTTAAATTTCCTAATAGATTATAACCTCTAGCCATTAAAATGCTATCCTGTATGGACATGGCATGTTCTAAAGACTGCAGAATTAGATTCTCAGCTAAATCGAATTCATAATCACCATATATTTTAGCCAACCAAAAATTAGAATAGGCCAATCCTTTAATATCCTCTAGTTTTCGAGATAATTCTAACGCTTGTCTTGCATATTTCTCAGATGATTTGATATCTGTCCAACTTGTTTTATCAGCTAATTCCAACAAAAGTTCAAGCTTTAATTTTTCATTATTTGTCTTAAATAATAGAGATGCGAGGCTATCTACCTTAGAATCTTCTGAGGCAAAAGAAGATGATACAAAAACACTTCCAACAATAATTATAATCTGAATGAATCTCAATAAAAATTTCATATCCCTTTTTTGATAGAAGCAAATATAGTTAATAATGCTCAACCTATTCTAAGGGATTTATTCAGGAAAACAAAAAGAGCCACCTTTTCACAAAAGCAGCTCCTCATATATCTAAAACCTCAATAAGAGGAATCTATCTAATTAGGCGTTCTTTAAAGCCTCAGCACCACCTACAATTTCCAGAATTTCACCAGTAATGGCAGCCTGACGCGCTTTATTGTATTTGAGTTTAAGATCACGCAACATCTCCTGAGCATTATCCGTAGCTTGTTGCATAGAAGTCATACGAGCTCCATGTTCTGAGGCAAATGAGTCAAGCAAAGTTTTATAAAACTGCATCCTTAAAATCGTTGGAATTAAGCTTCCTAAAATTTCTTCTTTTGAAGGCTCAAAAAGGTAATTAGATTCTGCTGCACCTTCTGCTTTCTCTGTTTGCAGAACAGGTAATAACTGTTCTGCAGTTACCAATTGTGTAGCTGCATTCTTGAACATATTATAAACCACTACAATCCTATCGTATTCTTTCTTTTTGAATTTGCTTAAGAGCTCCTCAGCCAAAGGGTATATAGTTTCAAATTTTAAATCATCCCAGAAATCATCATAAGAACCCACATGGCGATCTCCCAATTTTGCAAAAGCTTCACTGGCTTTCTTTCCAACGGTTATCACATCCACGTTTCCATTCCGATGTAAATCGCTAAAATTCTCTACCATTAAATGGCGAGTTTTCTTAATGATATTAGCATTAAAAGCTCCACAAAGGCCTCTATTTGAAGTAACGGCAATTAAAAGCACTTTATTCAAAGTTCTCTCCTCACCATATACATTATCTTCACTAGAATTTGCACTCGAGGAAACATTTTGCAATATCTCATTCAACTTATTGGCATAAGGGCGCATATTGACAATAGCATTCTGAGCCCGACGCAACTTACTTGCGGCCACCATTTTCATGGCACTGGTAATTTGCTGGGTCGAATTTACAGAGGCTATCCTCGTTCTTACTTCTTTTAAGCTTGGCATGCTGAAGAATTATGTTTAATATCTATTTAAATCTCTCTGATACAAGTGCTGCAGTGTCTGTTAACACCTTTGTAATATCATCGGTGTATTTTCCAGCAGCAATAGTCTTCAAGGTATCGGCATGATTGGTTTCCAAATGATGTATGTAATCCGCCTGAAAATCTGAAATCTTATTCACAGGAACATCTTTCAATAATCCCTTAGTTCCACAGAAAATGATAGCCACTTGATGCTCCACTTTCATTGGAGAGAATAGATTTTGTTTTAAGATTTCTACGTTTCTCTTACCTTTTTCTAATACGGATAAAGTAGCCTCATCCAAATCGGAACCAAACTTTGCAAAAGCTTCTAATTCACGATATTGAGCTTGATCTAACTTCAAAGTACCCGCCACTTTTTTCATTGGTTTAATTTGAGCATTACCCCCAACTCTAGATACTGAAACTCCCACATTAATCGCTGGGCGAATACCGGAGTTAAACAAATCAGACTCTAAGAAAATCTGACCATCAGTAATAGAAATCACGTTGGTAGGAATATATGCAGAAACATCACCAGCTTGCGTTTCAATAATAGGAAGTGCAGTCAAAGACCCTCCTCCTTTTACTATATCTTTCAAACTTGCAGGCAAATCATTCATCTGACTGGCAATTTTATCATTGTCAATCACCTTAGCAGCACGTTCTAATAATCTTGAGTGAAGATAGAAAACGTCACCAGGATAAGCTTCACGCCCTGGAGGTCTTCTTAATAATAATGATACTTCACGATAAGCAACCGCTTGTTTAGATAAATCATCATAAACCACTAATGCTGGTCTTCCAGTATCACGGAAATACTCACCAATGGCAGCACCAGCAAATGGAGCATAATATTGCATCGCAGCTGGATCAGAGGCCGTAGAAGAAACAATTACGGTATAAGCAAGAGCTCCTTTTTCTTTTAAAACCTGCATGGTATTAGCCACTGTAGAACCTTTTTGTCCAGAAGCTACATAGATACAATATACAGGCTCCCCTCTATCGTAAAACTCTTTTTGATTGATAATGGTATCAATTGCAATAGTTGACTTACCTGTTTGACGGTCACCAATGATTAGCTCACGTTGTCCACGCCCGATAGGGATCATGGCATCAATAGCTTTAATACCTGTTTGTAATGGCTCAGTTACAGGCTGACGATAAATTACACCTGGCGCTTTACGTTCCAAAGGCATTTCATAGGTTTTCCCTTCAATTGGACCTGCACCGTCGATTGGTGCACCCAAGGTATCAATCACACGGCCGAGCATTCCCTCACCTACATTGATGGAAGAAATTAATTTGGTTCTTTTCACCGTATCACCTTCTGTAATGGTATCAGCGTCACCTAATAATACAATTCCAACATTATCTTCTTCAAGATTCAATACAATACCTTTAAGGCCACCTTTTTCAAACTCGACCAACTCGCCAGCTTGAGCATTGGTAAGACCATAAACGCGAGCAATACCATCTCCTACTTGGAGAACAGTACCTACCTCTTCTAATTGTGCTTCATCTTTAAAACCTGCTAACTCTTGTCTTAATATTGCTGATACTTCAGCGGGTTTGATTTGAGCCATATCTCTATATTTTTTTCTTTATTTCTTCTAAATTAAACTTTTCCTACAAAAAGATCTCTCGAAAAATCTTCTTTTAACTTCCTCATTAAAGTACGTGTGCTGGCATCGTATTGATAGTCGCCTACTTTTACGATAAAACCACCTAATAAATCAGCATTTACATTCTCATGCAATACCACTGTTTTACCAGAAATCTTTTTGAGGAGTGCCATGATATCAGCTTTCACTTCTTTATCGATAGAACCAGAAGTAGAAACCCATGCATCAATAAGACCTTTATAATCGTTATATATATTGGTGAATTCTTTAGCGAAATATGCCAAATATTCTTCTCTACTCTTTTTTGCCACCAACATCATAAAACGAAGGCTGATGGGATCAGTATTTTTACCAAAAAGGCTATTCATCACATTTTCCTTTTTCGCCAACTTAATCACCGGGCTTTTGAGCATGTTTTCTAGCTCTTTATTCTCGGCAATAGTTTGAGAAATTAGAAACATATCTTCACCAACTTTTTCCAACTTTTTCTGTTCCAGAGCAAGCTCAAAAAGCGCTTTGGCGTATCTGTTTGCTAAGCGTGTTTGATTCATCTCTATTTAGTTTAGTTGCTTGTCAGCTTCTTTAATCAACTTATCCATCAAATCCTTCTTCTTAGTATCGGCAGATAATTCTGTCTTAATCAATTTCTCTGCAATACTGATAGATAAGTCTGCTACTTCGTTTTTCAACTCGGTAATAGCAGCCACCTTCTCTTGCTGAATGCGTTTTCTTGATTCTTCTACCAATTGTTGACCTTCCAAAGTAGCTTGCTGTTTGGCTTCTTTCAAAATGTCGTCTTTTAAAGCTTTGGCTTCTTTTAAAATCTCGTCACGCTGATTTTTAGCTTCTTTAATTAAAGCCTGATTATCAGACTGAAGTGCTTTCATTTCTTCACGAGCTTTTTTAGCTTCCTCTAAAGAACTGGCAATTTCTTCTTCACGTTCTTTTAATCCTCCTAAAATAGCAGGCCAAATGAACTTAAAAGTGATGAACAGCAATATGCTGAAGGATACCAACATCCAAAATATCAATCCAAAACCGGGACTAACTAATTCCATATATCTTTTTGTTTATAAATGAGCAATTAAAAAATCAAGCATCCTGACCTACCGTCAGGATACTTGAACCAGGGTTCGACTACAAGAATAAAATCAAGAGACAAACCACAATAGCAAAGAAAGCTACACCTTCGATAAGGGCGGCAGCAACAATCATATTTGAA
Encoded here:
- the atpG gene encoding ATP synthase F1 subunit gamma, with translation MPSLKEVRTRIASVNSTQQITSAMKMVAASKLRRAQNAIVNMRPYANKLNEILQNVSSSANSSEDNVYGEERTLNKVLLIAVTSNRGLCGAFNANIIKKTRHLMVENFSDLHRNGNVDVITVGKKASEAFAKLGDRHVGSYDDFWDDLKFETIYPLAEELLSKFKKKEYDRIVVVYNMFKNAATQLVTAEQLLPVLQTEKAEGAAESNYLFEPSKEEILGSLIPTILRMQFYKTLLDSFASEHGARMTSMQQATDNAQEMLRDLKLKYNKARQAAITGEILEIVGGAEALKNA
- the atpA gene encoding F0F1 ATP synthase subunit alpha encodes the protein MAQIKPAEVSAILRQELAGFKDEAQLEEVGTVLQVGDGIARVYGLTNAQAGELVEFEKGGLKGIVLNLEEDNVGIVLLGDADTITEGDTVKRTKLISSINVGEGMLGRVIDTLGAPIDGAGPIEGKTYEMPLERKAPGVIYRQPVTEPLQTGIKAIDAMIPIGRGQRELIIGDRQTGKSTIAIDTIINQKEFYDRGEPVYCIYVASGQKGSTVANTMQVLKEKGALAYTVIVSSTASDPAAMQYYAPFAGAAIGEYFRDTGRPALVVYDDLSKQAVAYREVSLLLRRPPGREAYPGDVFYLHSRLLERAAKVIDNDKIASQMNDLPASLKDIVKGGGSLTALPIIETQAGDVSAYIPTNVISITDGQIFLESDLFNSGIRPAINVGVSVSRVGGNAQIKPMKKVAGTLKLDQAQYRELEAFAKFGSDLDEATLSVLEKGKRNVEILKQNLFSPMKVEHQVAIIFCGTKGLLKDVPVNKISDFQADYIHHLETNHADTLKTIAAGKYTDDITKVLTDTAALVSERFK
- the atpH gene encoding ATP synthase F1 subunit delta gives rise to the protein MNQTRLANRYAKALFELALEQKKLEKVGEDMFLISQTIAENKELENMLKSPVIKLAKKENVMNSLFGKNTDPISLRFMMLVAKKSREEYLAYFAKEFTNIYNDYKGLIDAWVSTSGSIDKEVKADIMALLKKISGKTVVLHENVNADLLGGFIVKVGDYQYDASTRTLMRKLKEDFSRDLFVGKV
- the atpF gene encoding F0F1 ATP synthase subunit B translates to MELVSPGFGLIFWMLVSFSILLFITFKFIWPAILGGLKEREEEIASSLEEAKKAREEMKALQSDNQALIKEAKNQRDEILKEAKALKDDILKEAKQQATLEGQQLVEESRKRIQQEKVAAITELKNEVADLSISIAEKLIKTELSADTKKKDLMDKLIKEADKQLN